DNA sequence from the Schistocerca serialis cubense isolate TAMUIC-IGC-003099 chromosome 9, iqSchSeri2.2, whole genome shotgun sequence genome:
tcagttcatcagagttactttctaaaaatgtttgcataACAGCAACAGACACAGGTACGTTTATGTTCTCCGACGTCTCACCTAGTCATGTCCTAAGCATAGTAAAACGGttgaaatcttcagacagtgtagatagatatgacatatcctgtaatttactaaagaaagtaatagactatattgtgtaccccttaacattctgtataattAAATGCATATCTGATggatattttcccgaagaactcaaagtggctagggtagttccaatatataaaaagtgagatatggactcaccttccagttacagaccaatctccatagtcccagctttttctaaaatactggaatgtgtaatttaccaacagctatctgtttattttgaaaaattaggaataattagtaaatctcaatatggttttaggaaaaagttgtctactgtggctgctatagactttgtagtcaaatacttacatcaagtgtttgagggtaagggctatgctcaactcacattttgtgatcgAAGCAAAGCTTTagactgtgtaaagcataagccactcctagaaaaactggaattctgtggcattagacataacagccttaaattaataaaatcatatcttcagaatcgtaagcaagttgtttgtgtagggaaagaaatgtcgagtatagaacaagtcaaggtaggtgttccgcagggatctgtgctgggcccctttttgttcctgataatgataaatgatctgccgttatttatcaagtccaccactgtgttgtatgcagatgatacaacatttcttcatgctagtgatgatttcaatagccttaaaacttgtgcagcaaagacaattgaccaagcatcgtattggttcaaggcaaatggattcctgctgaatgaaaacaaaacacagcagatggtttgtagtcttagagacaagcttctgtcagatgATCCAAGTAATGTCAAATTTTGGGGGTATACAtagatgataaattatcttggggtcaacatgtacaatacaTTAGTGGTAAGTTGTcaagagttatttacctgttaaggcgacttatggattgtgttcctgaaaaatatgttagagcatcctatttttcattctttcaaagtataataacatatggaattattttgtggggaactctagctgtgtacgtgacatattaatactgcaaagaAAAAGCTATTTGGATAtttactggttctgcatataaggcacgctgtaaaccattgttctgtgaacagaaaatcatgaccgttataaacttgtacatatactatgttctaatttatacaaagaagaaattaccagaaacaaaaaccagagaaaatgtacatagCCACAATACATGGAGGAgtaggtgcctctatattccttaccacagattGTCAAAGACAATCAACAGCTatgaaatcatggggtacaaattatttaataatcttcctcaatctgttcaagaattacctgaacaattattcaaacaaacaattcatgtcTGGCTAGTCCTACACCCATTCTATGATATAAGAGAATTTAtcactgtaatataatactataatgttaacaacaaacctgttgtttctttcaaactattaattgtattttagtatgtatatgacgtctattgctgtaatggccgaatgacaataaaattattattattattaatactagtgagatatgagtgaacattgtggcattacattatttaataagttatttgtaaaagaagtattgtataccagtagtaaatctaatgattgtctgtaACTGGAAGTCTGTAAATGTTTGTGTATACGAAGTAGCTTATTTAAAATTGGTCGAAACTTGTAAATACCTTGACATATCTTATAATCTTGTAAAaatagatctacggatgaatagtAACTGCTACTACTACAATAAAGTACTTATTAAGGCAACAAATATTCACCAGTATTTTGTATTTAAAGAAGATTCTAAAGTAAAGCGCAAAGTGTCATATGTATCGTTAGTCACACAGTAAAAATAACAAGGCAATCCGTCGTGAGGTgcgtacatattatatattattatattttggttAATATATGTTGGTGAAGCTGCATATGTATAACAAATGCTAGCGCGAAGCTGTGGTGGTGCGGTGGTCCTCTTTGCCGACGTTGCTTCAGTAGTCACGTGACTTTCTTAAAACGAAAACATGGCTGCAACGGGTTTAAGCTTTCGGTGGCTTGACATACTAGAAAAAGAATTTGACAAGGCATTTGTGGATTTAGAAATATTAATCGGTACGTGCTATACGTGCGCAATGAAGTATAGAGATGTTACGGGTTTGCGACTACATTAATCTATAATTTTCAATCGGAAGCAATGTTGCACTGACAGCACCTGTCAGATATGTCAACAGGCTTTGAGGTTCATTGTTACTACGAACTGAACGATTGACATGCACAGAAAACAACAGTAAATTGATAATGCACTTTCCTAGAAGTTTCACAGGAGTGCCATTCCCCAAACTTACATTGTCATGCTAAAATAATTTCGTGTTTACCCCGTTTGTGTTTTCTTGAAAAATTTCCGAAGAGACAAATAATAAAGTACCGGTACTGAAAACAGTCGATGGCACCTTCGTTCATTTCGCAAGAGACAGGAAAGGGGAGAGGATAGCTTTGAAAAATTTCGTGCAGTTCGCGGGTGCCGGGCCAGTGTCTAATGCGAAGGCtacatattactgcaatatttacgtCTACGTGATTCACTGTCTTCACACTTGAGTGATGCTATCTTTCTTTGTTACAGATGAATTTGATTCGGAAGAGCCTGATGTTGTTTATACAGCGCGACAGAAAATGGCAACACTGAGCTCCTGTTTCGCACAGCTGACTCATAAAGCTCAAACAATTTTTCAGAACAGCGCCAAGGTTGAGGTGAGTTAAATTTGCACTCACTATTCTCAGATCTTTTTCCTTGGCAGCGCGATTTTATTCGCCACTTGCGCATTGTTGTGGGTTTTGATCATTCACTGTGAAggcagacttaaaaaaaaaataaaataagtaaataaaaattctttgCCACCCTAATGAACTTTTCCGGTATGTTTACGTGTAAAGCGTAGGTGAATTTAAACGTTTTGGTGTTTCGCTGTGACTATGATGCTGAATTTTTAGGCATTTCATGTTGCTCCCTACAGGAATTGTTGTCCTTCGTTAATTCAGTGGTCAGTTTGGAACGTTATGAAATAAATAGTAAAGCGTGTTGGCGTTGTGCAATATGCAATAGAGAGGAAGATTTAAAGTAGAGCATAAAGAATATTGACCACAGTATGATTCGTTCTTTTAACCATTAAACCGTGTAGCAAGGTAAAACAAAACTGTACTTACCAGTACAATTTGCACCATAATTTTGCATTAATTTGCTACATATCAAGCTCTGTCTTACGTTACAATATGAAACAAATAAATGGCAATATAATAATTAAGGTGCTGCTTTTATTGGCTTTTTGTCATGCTttgcagtaatatttttaaatttaaaccTCACTGCTAAACATAAAGTTGAtttttctttccccccccccccctcctcacacctGTGAAATGACTAGACAGGCCATTCCAACATTTCAATTATGTAGTATCTTTCTATTCTTTTAGTATCCTCTTACAGAGTGGAAGCATTTAAATAAAATTCACAGATTTACTGTTGATGATTTGATCTGGAAACCCAAAGTGGTTGCGAGACTGCAGTGCTGCTTTTGTATACAATAGCTTGCAGATTGGTTAACTTTCTGCTAGCTTCAAAATGGATTATGTGTATGATATAGTTTTTGATCAATTGTGAAAGCAAATGAAATCAAAATGTAGGACCACCCAGcataagaaatattttcaaatatttcagcAGTGTCATAGAATCTGAGTGATAGATCATTGGAAATGAAATtactaacaattaaaatttttatgcaTTGCAGATTAAGCTAAATAATAGTCACATTATTTGATGTAATAACATTTGCACCACATAAGAACATTTGTAGCtgattgaccctggctgttgagacacttttcCCACTGTGGCGCAAGGCagcgaatggctgtctcataaaatttccgggGCTGCAATGTTTACCAGTtctgcatgtacagctggacgtcatcgtcagaggtgaatcgtttgcccctcagagcctttttaaggggaccaaaaatggcgtaatcttctgattcacttccagcagcacaggccaacattgaatGCCCAGCGCTAcgcgcaaaccttgaccaccctttgctaagcgatcaaatcaaaatgaccaggcagtctcacccatggggtcattctgctccatgacatTGCAAAGCCTCATAAAGCCAACACAGtcatggcactcctgcagaaattcaaatgggagattctcggccatcctccatacagtctggacctctctccctgtgattacaccatttttggtccccttaaaaagtctctgaggggcaaacgattcatctCGGAAACAACGTCCAGCTGTATGTGTGGAACTGGCTAACATTGCAGCCCTGAGAATTTTATgcgacagccattcactgccttgtgtcacagtgggacaagtgtctcaacaaccagggtcaatacttctaacgtacaggtactggtttctgtaattatgcccctggctcgtttctttttgaatgccccttatattctACTAAATTACTTGTCACTTTCTCTATATTATGAGTGTGCGTCTTTCACATGCCGCATTTTACCAGATCAGTACTACATAGACTTTATTTTATTGTATATGTATTGGAAAACTATTGACACCCTCAGAATATTAAATAGAAATATGTAAAGCAGGAAAAAATACGTGAATTTCAGGTAGTGTTGGTTATCTTTTGATTTACTTCAGTCACTCAATATTTTGGGAGAATAACGGAAAAGGCAGATGTTAATTGTATGTGTGGTGTAGAATATTTGGGATCAATTGAACTTATCAGTGCCTAATGACAGCTTTGACCCACAACATAATGGTGTGACGAGTAGAACCATATGTGTACAAACAGATTGAGACATAATGTCAACATTGTTTTACATCTATATTAGTTTCTGAACTGTAGGATGTGTTGACAGGATGATCTCGAGCATAACTTGACATGTTGGGGTGGTTGAAAGGTGACACTTTTGTTGTGGGTTGATGAAGCATTGTCAAATGCTTCAATTAATCTAAAGATTGAGGCTTCTAACTTATTACATGCTTTTTAGCAACTTATATTACTCTGGAAATTCACACCAGAAATGCTTCTTTATCGCTAGGGACTTGAAAGTTTAAGTGACTATAGGTAAAGTGAAacaattcaaataaaaaaaaagtagtttggAATTGTGTCTTCCTCTTTCCCTCCCTGCATGTCCATAGCTtggggtctagtggctagcgttgctgtctctagaACGCAGGGTCACAGGTTCAGTTCCAGCACGATTGGATATTTTCTGCACTtgggggactggatgtttgtattATTCTAATCATTTCAACTCATCAATACACAAAGAGTGGACTTCTGTTGTTGAGGTACTGTAGGATTGCTAGAACATTCTGACCATTGTCTGCTGAGactttttgaaaaatagtgtcatgtatctgtgtaatTTTGAAGCATAGTCCACCATTCAGTAAGGGTTACTTGGCCTGCCCTTGCTCACAGAATTGTTGCTTTTTGTATAAATTACAAGTATTGTTGTTTACCTGAGAAAagataaacttgaaaaaaaaaaaaaaatggtttctaGAGGTTAcatgttgatgaaaatttaaatgaataagTTGTAGGCagtggaaactgtggtgtcaccgccagacaccacacttgctaggtggtagcttaaatcggccgcggtccatttagtacatgtcggacccgcgtgtcgccactgtgtgatcgcagacctagcgccaccacaaggcaggtctcgagat
Encoded proteins:
- the LOC126418437 gene encoding Golgi-associated PDZ and coiled-coil motif-containing protein-like isoform X2, encoding MAATGLSFRWLDILEKEFDKAFVDLEILIDEFDSEEPDVVYTARQKMATLSSCFAQLTHKAQTIFQNSAKVEVSEDERGHVI
- the LOC126418437 gene encoding Golgi-associated PDZ and coiled-coil motif-containing protein-like isoform X1, producing the protein MAATGLSFRWLDILEKEFDKAFVDLEILIDEFDSEEPDVVYTARQKMATLSSCFAQLTHKAQTIFQNSAKVEVSDVVTEDLCLT